A single genomic interval of Gemmatimonadaceae bacterium harbors:
- the aroQ gene encoding type II 3-dehydroquinate dehydratase produces MRIAVLNGPNLNLLGTREPALYGHDSLADVERKLGDVARALNFEIEFAQRNGEGALVDVIQEWRSRVHGAVVNAGAYSHTSLAIRDALSAVAIPFVEVHITNVYAREPERQRSMLAPAAIGVVYGLGVFGYELALRGLAAHLAPRG; encoded by the coding sequence GTGAGAATCGCCGTCCTGAACGGCCCAAACCTGAATCTCCTCGGCACACGCGAGCCGGCGCTGTATGGGCACGACTCGCTGGCCGACGTGGAGCGGAAGCTGGGCGACGTGGCGCGCGCGCTGAACTTCGAGATCGAATTCGCGCAGCGGAACGGAGAGGGCGCCCTGGTGGACGTCATCCAGGAATGGCGGTCGCGGGTGCACGGCGCGGTGGTCAACGCCGGGGCGTACAGCCACACCAGTCTGGCGATCCGCGATGCGCTTTCGGCGGTCGCGATTCCGTTCGTCGAGGTGCACATCACCAACGTCTACGCCCGCGAGCCGGAGCGCCAGCGGTCGATGCTCGCGCCGGCCGCGATCGGCGTCGTGTATGGACTGGGCGTGTTCGGCTACGAACTGGCTCTGCGCGGGCTGGCGGCCCACCTGGCGCCCCGTGGCTGA
- a CDS encoding peptidyl-prolyl cis-trans isomerase, whose protein sequence is MLHTMRSWARYIWVFVIAGPFVIGFLLYQTSGLGTTAAVTPSTAVAKVDGHEILYTAYEQTVQNQVQSEQQSAGRTLTQDEEQQIENSVFDQMVTQILLDQEYKRRGISVTADEIREYAKYAPPSWIQQSPDLQTDGKFDMAKYQRLLQSPAARESGLLVQLETYYRTEIPKQKLFEQITSGVYVTDAELWRAWQDAHDSASVSYVAWSNVPDSSDLKSATDAEMHAYYDAHHDEFTRPGVAVLSVVEIPRVTTAADSAAVRNHLLALRAEITSGKSTFADVAKRESTDTASAPNGGELGKAVKGKFVPAFDSVAWKLKPGEISGPVLTPFGYHLIEVDSRKGDTISVRHILLPIQPSDSSTARTDREADDLAKIAANSEDPTKLDSAAAQLKLTIYKITASEGQPATLNGVQVPSVSAWAFTGTKKGEVSDLYDSDNGYFLARLDTLTPGGLRSFDAVQDELRSAVAAQHHLDRMMAPATAFATAAASSTLEAAAQKMNLHVQKTAVMFTRTAFVPGLGGQYTRAIGAAFGLPLGAVSQPVRGETQITVLRVDRRVSADSAAWAKQKDVQRQQRLNQLQQARLQMFLQDLHDSAKIDDRRKQIDAATRHAAS, encoded by the coding sequence GTGCTGCACACCATGCGGAGTTGGGCCAGGTACATCTGGGTCTTCGTCATCGCGGGCCCATTCGTCATCGGCTTCCTTCTCTACCAGACATCCGGCCTAGGCACCACGGCCGCCGTGACCCCGAGTACAGCCGTGGCCAAGGTGGACGGCCATGAAATCCTGTACACGGCGTACGAGCAGACCGTGCAGAACCAGGTGCAGTCCGAGCAGCAGTCGGCCGGCCGCACGCTGACCCAGGACGAAGAGCAGCAGATCGAGAATTCCGTCTTCGATCAGATGGTCACGCAGATCCTGCTCGATCAAGAATACAAGCGGCGCGGCATCTCGGTGACCGCCGACGAGATTCGCGAATACGCCAAGTACGCGCCCCCGTCCTGGATCCAGCAGAGCCCCGATCTCCAGACGGACGGCAAGTTCGACATGGCCAAGTACCAGCGCCTGCTGCAGAGTCCGGCGGCGCGCGAGAGCGGGCTGCTCGTGCAACTCGAGACCTACTACCGCACCGAGATCCCGAAGCAGAAGCTGTTCGAGCAGATCACGAGCGGCGTGTACGTGACCGACGCCGAGCTCTGGCGCGCCTGGCAGGACGCGCACGACAGTGCCTCGGTGAGCTACGTCGCGTGGAGCAACGTGCCCGACTCGTCCGACCTGAAGTCGGCGACCGACGCCGAGATGCACGCGTATTACGATGCGCACCATGACGAATTCACCCGGCCAGGCGTGGCCGTGCTCTCCGTGGTCGAGATTCCGCGCGTCACCACGGCCGCCGATAGCGCCGCCGTGCGCAACCACCTGCTGGCGCTCCGGGCCGAGATCACCTCCGGCAAGTCCACGTTCGCCGACGTCGCCAAGCGCGAGTCCACGGACACGGCGTCGGCCCCCAACGGCGGCGAGCTGGGCAAGGCCGTGAAGGGGAAGTTCGTGCCGGCGTTCGACAGCGTGGCGTGGAAGCTCAAGCCGGGAGAGATCTCGGGTCCGGTGCTCACGCCCTTCGGCTACCATCTCATCGAGGTGGATTCGCGCAAGGGCGACACGATCTCGGTGCGGCACATCCTGCTCCCGATCCAGCCCAGCGACTCGAGCACCGCGCGCACCGACCGCGAGGCCGACGATCTGGCCAAGATCGCCGCGAATTCCGAAGACCCCACCAAGCTCGACAGCGCCGCGGCCCAGCTCAAGCTGACCATCTACAAGATCACGGCGTCCGAAGGCCAGCCGGCCACGCTCAACGGCGTCCAGGTGCCGAGCGTGAGCGCGTGGGCGTTCACGGGCACCAAGAAGGGCGAGGTGAGCGATCTCTACGACAGCGACAACGGCTACTTCCTGGCGCGGCTCGACACGCTCACGCCGGGTGGCCTGCGGAGTTTCGACGCCGTGCAGGACGAACTCCGTTCCGCGGTCGCGGCGCAACACCACCTTGATCGGATGATGGCGCCGGCCACGGCATTCGCCACCGCCGCCGCGTCGTCAACCCTCGAAGCCGCGGCGCAGAAGATGAACCTCCACGTCCAGAAGACGGCGGTGATGTTCACGCGCACGGCGTTCGTGCCGGGTCTCGGGGGCCAGTACACGCGCGCCATCGGCGCCGCGTTCGGGCTTCCCCTGGGCGCGGTCAGCCAACCGGTGCGCGGCGAAACACAGATCACGGTCCTTCGCGTGGATCGCCGCGTGAGTGCCGACAGCGCCGCGTGGGCCAAGCAGAAGGACGTGCAGCGTCAGCAGCGGCTCAACCAGCTGCAGCAGGCGCGCCTGCAGATGTTCCTCCAGGACCTGCACGACTCGGCCAAGATCGACGACCGTCGCAAGCAGATCGACGCGGCCACGCGGCACGCCGCGAGCTGA
- a CDS encoding twin-arginine translocase TatA/TatE family subunit, with translation MNFGNFGVMEWLVVLAIVLVLFGAKRVPEIGASLGKGIREFKRSINDVQRQVTEPEEERRIDRMAPGEPVARANAADEPVREPKRLI, from the coding sequence ATGAATTTCGGTAACTTCGGCGTCATGGAGTGGCTCGTTGTCCTGGCGATCGTGCTCGTGCTGTTCGGCGCCAAGCGCGTGCCCGAGATCGGGGCCTCGCTGGGCAAGGGCATTCGCGAATTCAAGCGCAGCATCAACGACGTGCAGCGGCAGGTGACGGAGCCCGAAGAGGAGCGCCGCATCGACCGGATGGCGCCGGGCGAGCCGGTGGCGCGGGCCAATGCCGCGGACGAGCCGGTGCGCGAACCCAAGCGGTTGATCTGA
- a CDS encoding PilT/PilU family type 4a pilus ATPase, with the protein MDSAASSVNPGAGAAAPSTFNFKGVLEQLVRRGASDLHLKVGRPPTLRVNGDLEPLELSPMRPEDLKALAEQLMTVRQVKQFAEEKECDFAVGVPGIGRFRVNVYQQRGSLCFAMRAIPYQARTIEELNLPMVLKEIALKPRGLVLVTGITGSGKSTALAAMLQHVNENRKANIITIEDPIEFLHRDINCHINQREVGTDTTTFSQALRRVLRQDPDVILIGEIRDLDTLDTALQAADTGHLVFSTLHTTDATQTISRVLSFYPPHQQAEVRFSLASALQAVVSLRLVPRADKPGRIPAAEVLINTGTVRDQIRDMTKLLNIPELIKDGTVQYGMQTFDQSLMQHYTRGIVSYESALFYATSPSEFALRVQGVAGTSDTSWSPFEGETAS; encoded by the coding sequence ATGGATAGCGCCGCGTCGTCCGTCAATCCGGGCGCGGGCGCGGCGGCGCCGTCGACGTTCAACTTCAAGGGCGTCCTCGAGCAGCTGGTCCGGCGCGGGGCCTCCGACCTGCACCTCAAGGTGGGGCGGCCGCCCACGCTGCGCGTGAACGGCGATCTCGAGCCGCTCGAGCTCTCCCCGATGCGGCCCGAGGACCTCAAGGCCCTGGCCGAGCAGTTGATGACCGTGCGCCAGGTGAAGCAGTTCGCAGAAGAGAAGGAGTGCGACTTCGCGGTGGGCGTGCCGGGCATCGGGCGGTTCCGCGTGAACGTGTATCAGCAGCGCGGTTCGCTGTGCTTCGCGATGCGCGCCATTCCGTACCAGGCGCGCACGATCGAGGAGTTGAACCTGCCGATGGTGCTCAAGGAGATCGCGCTCAAGCCGCGCGGGCTCGTGCTCGTCACGGGCATCACGGGGTCGGGGAAGTCGACGGCGCTGGCGGCGATGCTCCAGCACGTCAATGAGAATCGCAAGGCGAACATCATCACGATCGAGGACCCGATCGAGTTCCTGCATCGCGACATCAACTGCCACATCAATCAGCGGGAAGTGGGCACCGACACGACCACGTTCTCGCAAGCGTTGCGGCGCGTGTTGCGGCAGGATCCGGACGTGATCCTGATCGGCGAGATCCGCGATCTCGACACGCTCGACACGGCGCTCCAGGCGGCCGACACGGGGCATCTGGTGTTCTCCACGCTGCACACCACCGACGCGACCCAGACGATCAGCCGCGTGCTGTCGTTCTATCCGCCGCACCAGCAGGCCGAGGTGCGGTTCTCGCTGGCCAGCGCGCTGCAGGCCGTGGTGTCGCTGCGGCTGGTCCCCCGGGCCGACAAGCCGGGCCGCATCCCGGCGGCGGAGGTGCTGATCAACACGGGCACGGTGCGCGATCAGATCCGCGACATGACCAAGCTTCTCAACATCCCCGAGCTGATCAAGGACGGCACCGTCCAGTACGGCATGCAGACCTTCGACCAGTCGCTGATGCAGCACTACACGCGCGGCATCGTGTCCTACGAGAGCGCGCTGTTCTACGCCACGAGTCCGAGCGAATTCGCGCTGCGGGTGCAGGGTGTGGCGGGAACGAGCGATACCAGCTGGTCGCCCTTCGAGGGCGAGACGGCGAGCTGA
- a CDS encoding tetratricopeptide repeat protein codes for MASSARIDELKKKFDENPRRYFAPLANEYRKAGDPDQAIAICREFLPQQPGHMSGHIVYGQALFDAQQFEEAKSVFDMALSLDPENLIALRYLGDISRGLGDVDSARAWYQRVLDADPRNDEIAAVLTSLAEAAPAPAAPPDAAPEGAQAAEPGPSGMLIIGEISLPGLEPVQPPAAGEATAAAEPPVVESAALEIEPAMPAPEPEPVAAEPEPATSERVAEAPPEPPRGAAPPAEELLDLDDLRIVAETAVVPRVSTPRASLQSLGMEFERADDEMFTTEPERIETVDDRGDEPAAGSAEAIAAIEGIDAEMEIPGDMEPAASPEPPLASAAPTPAVDELPNLAFEAPDAPGAPVVAEAEKPSDPFATETMAELYLSQGHYGDALRVYRQILDARPGDPGLQAKIDRVEAMTAPTPAIPMAAIPAPEAPVAPVADAAVVPEAPEAPVEVPPEPMADAGPSIREFLGGLARWVPRSGAAVTETDPIAEAVVVEEQSVTFTEESVEVFAAGAPDAGPTVPAERGGTIDALFGGGGGTAEDQGAAATLAGAFGVVVDDSATPTPPMSGAPARRATTELSLDSVFREPLPPPSPAPAGFSFDRFFAGGTPARGAAVNETPAQGQPSESAAEDIEQFNSWLDGLKKR; via the coding sequence ATGGCGAGTTCAGCTCGCATCGATGAACTGAAAAAGAAATTCGACGAGAACCCCCGGCGCTATTTCGCCCCATTGGCGAATGAGTACCGCAAGGCAGGCGATCCCGACCAGGCGATCGCCATCTGCCGGGAGTTCTTGCCGCAGCAGCCCGGACACATGAGTGGACACATCGTGTACGGGCAGGCGCTGTTCGACGCCCAGCAGTTCGAAGAGGCGAAGTCGGTGTTCGACATGGCGCTCAGCCTCGACCCCGAGAATCTGATCGCGCTCCGCTACCTGGGGGACATCTCTCGAGGGCTGGGCGACGTCGACTCCGCGCGGGCGTGGTACCAGCGCGTGCTCGACGCCGATCCGCGGAACGACGAGATCGCCGCCGTCCTCACGTCGCTGGCCGAGGCCGCGCCGGCACCGGCGGCTCCTCCGGACGCGGCACCAGAGGGCGCCCAGGCGGCCGAGCCCGGGCCGTCCGGCATGCTCATCATCGGGGAGATCTCCCTGCCGGGGCTGGAGCCGGTCCAGCCCCCCGCGGCCGGGGAGGCCACGGCCGCCGCGGAGCCGCCGGTCGTCGAGTCTGCCGCGCTCGAGATCGAGCCGGCCATGCCCGCGCCGGAGCCGGAGCCCGTCGCGGCGGAACCGGAGCCTGCGACCTCGGAGCGTGTGGCCGAGGCTCCACCGGAGCCGCCGCGGGGCGCTGCGCCGCCGGCCGAGGAGCTGCTGGATCTGGACGACCTGCGGATCGTGGCCGAGACGGCCGTGGTGCCACGCGTGAGCACACCCCGTGCGTCGCTGCAGTCCCTCGGCATGGAATTCGAACGGGCCGACGACGAGATGTTCACCACCGAGCCAGAACGCATCGAGACGGTGGATGACCGGGGGGACGAGCCGGCCGCCGGTTCGGCCGAGGCGATTGCCGCGATCGAGGGCATCGACGCTGAGATGGAGATTCCGGGCGACATGGAGCCGGCGGCGTCCCCAGAACCCCCACTCGCCTCGGCAGCACCGACACCGGCCGTGGACGAGTTGCCGAACCTGGCATTCGAGGCTCCCGACGCCCCCGGGGCCCCGGTGGTCGCCGAGGCCGAGAAGCCAAGCGACCCGTTCGCCACCGAGACGATGGCCGAGTTGTACTTGTCGCAGGGCCACTATGGCGACGCGCTGCGTGTGTACAGGCAGATACTGGACGCGCGGCCTGGAGACCCGGGGTTGCAGGCCAAGATCGATCGGGTGGAGGCAATGACGGCGCCGACGCCGGCCATTCCGATGGCGGCCATTCCTGCGCCGGAGGCCCCCGTGGCCCCGGTGGCGGATGCGGCCGTGGTGCCTGAGGCGCCTGAGGCGCCGGTGGAAGTGCCGCCGGAGCCGATGGCGGACGCCGGACCGTCCATCCGCGAATTCCTGGGCGGGCTGGCGCGATGGGTGCCGCGGTCCGGTGCCGCCGTGACGGAGACCGACCCGATCGCCGAGGCGGTGGTGGTGGAGGAGCAGTCGGTGACGTTCACCGAGGAAAGCGTGGAGGTGTTCGCTGCCGGCGCGCCGGACGCGGGCCCGACGGTACCCGCGGAGCGCGGTGGGACGATCGACGCGCTGTTCGGTGGGGGGGGCGGGACCGCCGAGGATCAGGGTGCGGCGGCCACGCTGGCGGGCGCGTTCGGCGTCGTGGTGGACGATTCGGCCACGCCGACGCCGCCGATGTCCGGCGCGCCGGCTCGGCGCGCGACCACCGAACTCTCGCTCGACTCGGTGTTTCGCGAGCCGTTGCCGCCGCCGTCGCCGGCACCGGCCGGATTCTCGTTCGACCGGTTCTTCGCGGGCGGAACGCCTGCGCGGGGGGCGGCGGTGAACGAGACTCCGGCGCAGGGGCAGCCGTCGGAATCGGCGGCCGAGGACATCGAGCAGTTCAATTCGTGGCTCGACGGGTTGAAGAAGCGGTGA
- a CDS encoding DUF4321 domain-containing protein — translation MPPRGSSRHRPGFHALVLAIGFIVGGAFTQIARLWLPAGAVKEFLTTGVTPSIGPLPIDLIIIKFSVGPVALDVSLLSLVGVLVAYLIARSLF, via the coding sequence ATGCCGCCGCGCGGATCGTCCAGACATCGCCCAGGCTTCCACGCGCTGGTGCTCGCCATCGGGTTCATCGTCGGCGGCGCGTTCACGCAGATCGCGAGGCTCTGGCTGCCGGCCGGCGCGGTGAAGGAATTCCTGACCACGGGGGTCACGCCATCGATCGGGCCGTTGCCCATCGACCTCATCATCATCAAGTTCAGTGTAGGCCCGGTGGCCCTCGACGTCTCGCTGCTCAGTCTGGTCGGGGTGCTCGTTGCCTACCTCATCGCACGATCGCTCTTCTAG
- a CDS encoding Xaa-Pro peptidase family protein: MADARPRRLAALSDAVTAAQLDALLVTGLANIRYLTGFSGSSALVVVTPRDTLLITDFRYQTQVVDEVGALARVVIEPVSLWSGLWEHLGAMGGVKVVGFESPHIVHRDFQRLLEAGSRWQWRATSDLVERLRERKDEGEVACIQRAVDVAGRALARTLPAVRAGMTELAVAGLLEHALRDEGSEGFAFPSIVAAGARSALPHAQPTGHRVAVGDFLLFDFGASVDGYVSDVTRTVVVGRASAEQREVYEVVREANRLASAAVHAGMTGRDADAVARSYIERHGLGELFGHSLGHGIGLEVHEAPRLARTAEQVLPQGAVVTIEPGVYRPGWGGVRIEDDVWLGAHGPRVLTDIPRELVELV; encoded by the coding sequence GTGGCTGACGCACGTCCGCGGCGACTGGCCGCGCTGTCCGATGCCGTCACGGCGGCGCAGTTGGACGCGCTGCTGGTGACGGGCCTGGCGAACATCCGGTATCTGACCGGATTCTCCGGGTCGAGCGCGTTGGTGGTGGTCACGCCGCGCGACACGCTACTGATCACCGATTTCCGCTACCAGACGCAGGTGGTGGACGAGGTGGGCGCGCTGGCGCGCGTCGTGATCGAGCCGGTGAGCCTCTGGAGCGGCCTGTGGGAGCACCTGGGGGCGATGGGCGGCGTGAAGGTGGTGGGTTTCGAGTCGCCGCACATCGTGCATCGGGATTTCCAGCGGCTCCTCGAGGCGGGCAGCCGCTGGCAGTGGCGGGCGACGTCGGACCTGGTGGAGCGCCTGCGGGAGCGGAAGGACGAGGGCGAGGTGGCGTGCATCCAGCGGGCCGTGGACGTGGCGGGCCGGGCACTCGCGCGCACGTTGCCCGCAGTGCGTGCCGGGATGACCGAGCTGGCCGTGGCCGGGCTGCTGGAGCACGCGCTACGGGACGAGGGGAGCGAGGGGTTCGCGTTCCCGTCGATCGTTGCGGCGGGGGCACGTTCGGCGCTGCCGCACGCGCAGCCCACGGGGCACCGGGTGGCGGTGGGGGACTTCCTGCTGTTCGACTTCGGGGCCTCGGTGGACGGGTATGTTTCCGACGTCACGCGGACCGTGGTGGTGGGGCGCGCCAGCGCGGAGCAGCGGGAGGTGTACGAAGTCGTCCGCGAGGCGAACCGGTTGGCCTCGGCGGCGGTGCACGCCGGGATGACCGGGCGGGATGCCGACGCGGTCGCGCGGAGCTACATTGAGCGGCACGGGCTGGGGGAGCTGTTCGGGCACAGCCTGGGGCACGGGATCGGGCTGGAGGTGCACGAAGCGCCCCGCCTGGCCCGGACGGCCGAGCAGGTGCTCCCGCAGGGAGCAGTGGTGACCATCGAGCCGGGCGTGTACCGGCCCGGGTGGGGCGGGGTGAGAATCGAAGATGACGTTTGGCTGGGTGCGCACGGACCGCGCGTCCTGACGGATATTCCCCGGGAGTTAGTCGAGCTGGTGTGA
- the accB gene encoding acetyl-CoA carboxylase biotin carboxyl carrier protein, whose amino-acid sequence MIDLRYVKKLIDIIDGSTVDSIEISSDKGLKIRISKTPSQRGTVQMTAPVQMPPMIQGPAVEGRTTPSQGFAAMLGEGEGAPKTAPAPAGLEVKSPMVGTFYHAPEPGAKPYVSVGSRVAKGQILCIIEAMKIMNEIESEYAGVVKEVLMQDAQPVEYGQVLFRIDPNG is encoded by the coding sequence ATGATCGACCTTCGCTACGTAAAGAAACTCATCGACATCATAGATGGCTCGACGGTGGATTCGATCGAGATCTCGTCCGACAAGGGACTGAAGATCCGGATTTCGAAGACCCCATCGCAGCGCGGGACCGTGCAGATGACGGCCCCGGTGCAGATGCCGCCGATGATCCAGGGTCCGGCCGTCGAAGGCCGGACGACCCCGTCGCAGGGGTTCGCGGCGATGCTGGGCGAGGGGGAAGGCGCGCCCAAGACCGCGCCCGCGCCGGCCGGCCTCGAGGTGAAGTCGCCGATGGTGGGCACCTTCTACCACGCGCCGGAGCCGGGGGCGAAACCCTACGTCTCGGTGGGCTCGCGGGTGGCCAAGGGGCAGATTCTCTGCATCATCGAGGCGATGAAGATCATGAACGAGATCGAGTCCGAGTATGCGGGGGTCGTGAAGGAAGTGCTGATGCAGGATGCCCAGCCGGTGGAGTACGGCCAGGTGCTCTTCCGTATCGACCCCAATGGATAG
- a CDS encoding polyprenyl synthetase family protein, whose translation MSGVIARPRSPMTDALRGIQAPVMDRLERVVEEMHRMITSDLAMVEQVSAHLLGMRGKMFRPTLLLLASDLEGKPEPRAVTLAAVIELMHLATLVHDDSVDHSATRRGLPTVNSMFSHQVSVIMGDFLYSRALRALVTVRDFDVLRVITDVSSELSMGEMRQLAAIDALSFGEDEYFLLIRAKTASLLSAACESGALCGAPRFRDALARYGDRLGMAFQIIDDILDYTEDESVTGKPSGNDLREHKVTLPLIAVLPALSAAARRRVDQLFSDDQPSDEAIQDVMGIVAEAGGIDAARRRGEQFAIEAEDALAAVPPSPARAALVDAIAYVTDRRW comes from the coding sequence GTGAGCGGCGTCATCGCCCGCCCGCGGTCGCCGATGACCGACGCGCTCCGCGGCATCCAGGCCCCGGTCATGGACCGGCTCGAGCGCGTGGTCGAAGAGATGCATCGCATGATCACCTCCGACCTCGCGATGGTGGAGCAGGTGAGCGCCCACCTCCTGGGCATGCGCGGCAAGATGTTCCGGCCCACGCTCCTGCTGCTGGCCAGCGACCTCGAAGGCAAGCCCGAGCCGCGCGCCGTCACGCTCGCCGCGGTCATCGAGCTCATGCATCTGGCCACCCTCGTGCACGACGACTCGGTGGATCACTCGGCCACGCGCCGCGGCCTGCCCACCGTCAACTCGATGTTCAGTCATCAGGTGTCGGTGATCATGGGGGACTTCCTCTATTCCCGGGCCCTGCGGGCGCTGGTCACGGTGCGTGACTTCGACGTCCTGCGCGTGATCACCGACGTGTCGAGCGAGCTGAGCATGGGCGAGATGCGGCAATTGGCGGCCATCGATGCGCTGAGCTTCGGCGAGGACGAGTACTTTCTGCTCATCCGCGCCAAGACGGCGTCGCTGCTCTCGGCGGCGTGCGAGAGCGGCGCGCTGTGCGGCGCGCCGCGGTTCCGCGACGCGCTGGCCCGCTACGGCGACCGGCTGGGCATGGCGTTCCAGATCATCGACGACATCCTCGATTATACCGAGGACGAGTCGGTCACCGGCAAGCCGTCGGGCAACGATCTGCGGGAACACAAGGTCACGCTGCCCCTCATCGCGGTGCTGCCGGCGTTGTCGGCGGCGGCGCGCCGCCGCGTGGACCAGCTGTTCTCCGACGACCAACCGTCGGACGAGGCGATCCAGGACGTGATGGGCATCGTGGCCGAGGCCGGCGGGATCGACGCCGCGCGGCGCCGCGGCGAGCAGTTCGCGATCGAGGCCGAAGATGCGCTGGCCGCGGTGCCGCCGTCTCCCGCGCGCGCCGCCCTCGTCGACGCGATCGCGTACGTCACCGACCGGCGCTGGTGA